A single region of the Anguilla rostrata isolate EN2019 chromosome 11, ASM1855537v3, whole genome shotgun sequence genome encodes:
- the LOC135234336 gene encoding complement receptor type 1-like isoform X2, whose amino-acid sequence MKPTEPASEDCGAPKDYPNALPRNPNTMSKYGSGGRLYYTCSLGYRRTRGLPFVRCVEGQWTQLNMKCERKPCGSAGEISNGHFDYMGQEALFGDQVVAVCNKGYRLKGNRYRLCQDSGWNGGIPSCEEGAEITCPNPSVAHGVKIKGEASVYNRGNNVTFSCTAGFTLRGSQEITCGPDGQWHPKTPECLSSSVNVDLAKPPTFPSMKPADEDLSPSVNVAKPTASPRVNPTDEDLSPGDALSDGCRAPPSYPTMVLADRYLLQIDFPAGSRVRYTCGPGYTRVKGNILISRCEGKQWTPINLNCERKSCGSAGEILNGRYEYSGVSFGDTATAVCRDGFMMIGRNYRQCLDQGWDGRTPVCEAVKCAHPPEVVNAERTGELEGPFVYSTVIRYRCRQGQLIGRSEIHCTQNGTWNAPPPECIDVTCSSPSVKFGRKTSRHLQHYKYGDYVSFQCNEGYRLNGESKVMCGRTGQWTPQLPGCGAVTCPHPNITSAIVRGKVTQFKYRKSMFITCKPGYRVRGQKQITCGPTGQWIPVLPECYRIGSLYQQNYYHSRK is encoded by the exons ATGAAGCCGACTGAACCAG CTTCAGAAGACTGCGGTGCGCCGAAGGATTATCCCAACGCGCTGCCTCGGAATCCAAATACAATGTCAAAATACGGCTCTGGCGGTCGTTTGTACTACACTTGTTCGTTGGGTTACAGGCGTACCCGTGGCCTCCCTTTTGTTCGCTGTGTGGAGGGACAGTGGACGCAACTGAATATGAAATGCGAAC GAAAGCCATGCGGGTCTGCAGGTGAAATATCAAATGGGCATTTTGATTACATGGGCCAAGAGGCTTTGTTTGGAGATCAGGTCGTTGCTGTGTGCAATAAAGG ATATCGTCTAAAAGGAAACCGGTACAGACTGTGTCAGGATTCTGGCTGGAATGGGGGGATTCCTTCTTGTGAAG AAGGTGCTGAAATCACCTGCCCCAATCCATCTGTGGCCCATGGTGTGAAGATCAAAGGAGAAGCTTCAGTGTACAACAGAGGAAACAATGTGACCTTCAGCTGCACTGCTGGATTCACTTTGAGGGGGTCCCAGGAAATCACCTGTGGCCCGGATGGCCAATggcaccccaaaaccccagaATGTTTGTCCTCCAGTGTGAATG TTGACCTTGCCAAACCACCCACCTTCCCCAGTATGAAGCCCGCTGATGAGGATCTGTCACCATCAG TTAACGTTGCCAAACCAACCGCCTCCCCCAGAGTGAATCCCACTGATGAGGATCTGTCACCGGGAGATGCTCTATCAG ACGGATGCCGGGCACCACCTTCCTACCCCACTATGGTCTTAGCTGACCGCTACCTGTTACAGATAGATTTTCCGGCAGGTTCTCGAGTGCGCTACACATGCGGCCCAGGATACACCAGGGTGAAGGGGAACATCCTCATTAGTCGCTGTGAAGGCAAACAGTGGACACCCATTAATCTGAATTGTGAAC GGAAATCGTGTGGATCTGCAGGGGAAATCCTGAATGGCCGTTATGAATACTCTGGTGTTTCGTTTGGAGACACGGCTACTGCTGTTTGCAGGGATGG GTTCATGATGATAGGGCGCAATTACAGGCAGTGCCTGGACCAAGGCTGGGATGGAAGAACTCCTGTTTGTGAGG CTGTGAAGTGTGCTCACCCTCCTGAAGTGGTTAATGCAGAGAGGACAGGTGAACTGGAGGGGCCCTTTGTGTACAGCACTGTCATTCGCTACCGATGTCGCCAAGGGCAGCTGATTGGACGCAGCGAGATACACTGTACCCAAAATGGGACATGGAACGCCCCTCCCCCAGAGTGTATTG ATGTTACGTGCTCTTCCCCCTCCGTGAAATTTGGCAGAAAGACCAGTAGACACCTCCAGCACTATAAGTATGGAGATTACGTGTCTTTCCAATGCAATGAAGGCTATCGTCTGAATGGAGAAAGCAAGGTCATGTGTGGAAGGACAGGTCAATGGACTCCCCAACTCCCAGGCTGCGGTG CTGTCACTTGTCCCCATCCAAATATTACGTCTGCAATCGTAAGAGGAAAGGTCACACAATTTAAGTATAGAAAATCTATGTTTATAACCTGCAAACCAGGTTATAGAGTGCGAGGACAAAAGCAAATCACGTGTGGACCTACAGGCCAGTGGATTCCTGTCCTTCCAGAGTGTTACA GAATTGGCTCTCTAtaccaacaaaattattatcattcaagaaaataa
- the LOC135234336 gene encoding complement receptor type 1-like isoform X1, giving the protein MLNFFMRELLLFVVFFIQLSASEDCGAPKDYPNALPRNPNTMSKYGSGGRLYYTCSLGYRRTRGLPFVRCVEGQWTQLNMKCERKPCGSAGEISNGHFDYMGQEALFGDQVVAVCNKGYRLKGNRYRLCQDSGWNGGIPSCEEGAEITCPNPSVAHGVKIKGEASVYNRGNNVTFSCTAGFTLRGSQEITCGPDGQWHPKTPECLSSSVNVDLAKPPTFPSMKPADEDLSPSVNVAKPTASPRVNPTDEDLSPGDALSDGCRAPPSYPTMVLADRYLLQIDFPAGSRVRYTCGPGYTRVKGNILISRCEGKQWTPINLNCERKSCGSAGEILNGRYEYSGVSFGDTATAVCRDGFMMIGRNYRQCLDQGWDGRTPVCEAVKCAHPPEVVNAERTGELEGPFVYSTVIRYRCRQGQLIGRSEIHCTQNGTWNAPPPECIDVTCSSPSVKFGRKTSRHLQHYKYGDYVSFQCNEGYRLNGESKVMCGRTGQWTPQLPGCGAVTCPHPNITSAIVRGKVTQFKYRKSMFITCKPGYRVRGQKQITCGPTGQWIPVLPECYRIGSLYQQNYYHSRK; this is encoded by the exons ATGCTGAATTTTTTTATGCGAGAACTATTGCTTTTCGTAGTATTTTTCATACAACTTTCCG CTTCAGAAGACTGCGGTGCGCCGAAGGATTATCCCAACGCGCTGCCTCGGAATCCAAATACAATGTCAAAATACGGCTCTGGCGGTCGTTTGTACTACACTTGTTCGTTGGGTTACAGGCGTACCCGTGGCCTCCCTTTTGTTCGCTGTGTGGAGGGACAGTGGACGCAACTGAATATGAAATGCGAAC GAAAGCCATGCGGGTCTGCAGGTGAAATATCAAATGGGCATTTTGATTACATGGGCCAAGAGGCTTTGTTTGGAGATCAGGTCGTTGCTGTGTGCAATAAAGG ATATCGTCTAAAAGGAAACCGGTACAGACTGTGTCAGGATTCTGGCTGGAATGGGGGGATTCCTTCTTGTGAAG AAGGTGCTGAAATCACCTGCCCCAATCCATCTGTGGCCCATGGTGTGAAGATCAAAGGAGAAGCTTCAGTGTACAACAGAGGAAACAATGTGACCTTCAGCTGCACTGCTGGATTCACTTTGAGGGGGTCCCAGGAAATCACCTGTGGCCCGGATGGCCAATggcaccccaaaaccccagaATGTTTGTCCTCCAGTGTGAATG TTGACCTTGCCAAACCACCCACCTTCCCCAGTATGAAGCCCGCTGATGAGGATCTGTCACCATCAG TTAACGTTGCCAAACCAACCGCCTCCCCCAGAGTGAATCCCACTGATGAGGATCTGTCACCGGGAGATGCTCTATCAG ACGGATGCCGGGCACCACCTTCCTACCCCACTATGGTCTTAGCTGACCGCTACCTGTTACAGATAGATTTTCCGGCAGGTTCTCGAGTGCGCTACACATGCGGCCCAGGATACACCAGGGTGAAGGGGAACATCCTCATTAGTCGCTGTGAAGGCAAACAGTGGACACCCATTAATCTGAATTGTGAAC GGAAATCGTGTGGATCTGCAGGGGAAATCCTGAATGGCCGTTATGAATACTCTGGTGTTTCGTTTGGAGACACGGCTACTGCTGTTTGCAGGGATGG GTTCATGATGATAGGGCGCAATTACAGGCAGTGCCTGGACCAAGGCTGGGATGGAAGAACTCCTGTTTGTGAGG CTGTGAAGTGTGCTCACCCTCCTGAAGTGGTTAATGCAGAGAGGACAGGTGAACTGGAGGGGCCCTTTGTGTACAGCACTGTCATTCGCTACCGATGTCGCCAAGGGCAGCTGATTGGACGCAGCGAGATACACTGTACCCAAAATGGGACATGGAACGCCCCTCCCCCAGAGTGTATTG ATGTTACGTGCTCTTCCCCCTCCGTGAAATTTGGCAGAAAGACCAGTAGACACCTCCAGCACTATAAGTATGGAGATTACGTGTCTTTCCAATGCAATGAAGGCTATCGTCTGAATGGAGAAAGCAAGGTCATGTGTGGAAGGACAGGTCAATGGACTCCCCAACTCCCAGGCTGCGGTG CTGTCACTTGTCCCCATCCAAATATTACGTCTGCAATCGTAAGAGGAAAGGTCACACAATTTAAGTATAGAAAATCTATGTTTATAACCTGCAAACCAGGTTATAGAGTGCGAGGACAAAAGCAAATCACGTGTGGACCTACAGGCCAGTGGATTCCTGTCCTTCCAGAGTGTTACA GAATTGGCTCTCTAtaccaacaaaattattatcattcaagaaaataa